The following proteins come from a genomic window of Gimesia chilikensis:
- the rbfA gene encoding 30S ribosome-binding factor RbfA has translation MTSRRLAKIAQAIKETVSTTVLFQLRDPRISNVTVLHVEVAPDVQSAKVYISIMGDERTKALCMHGLESARGFIQSKIADRIQTRYTPVIKFVQDTAVKDTMDTLRILDELQHEREQEEATQHLSSEEDGPLEEAPPED, from the coding sequence ATGACATCACGTCGACTAGCAAAAATCGCTCAGGCGATAAAAGAAACGGTAAGTACAACGGTCCTGTTTCAGCTGCGCGATCCTCGGATCAGCAATGTGACAGTATTACACGTTGAAGTTGCACCTGATGTGCAGTCAGCCAAGGTCTATATTTCGATCATGGGAGATGAGCGGACAAAAGCACTCTGTATGCATGGACTGGAGTCGGCCCGCGGGTTCATCCAGTCCAAAATTGCAGATCGCATTCAGACCCGCTACACGCCGGTGATCAAGTTTGTCCAGGACACTGCCGTCAAAGATACCATGGATACGCTTCGTATTCTGGATGAGTTACAACACGAGAGAGAACAGGAAGAGGCCACACAGCATCTTTCTTCTGAAGAAGATGGTCCTCTTGAAGAGGCGCCACCGGAAGATTGA
- the infB gene encoding translation initiation factor IF-2: MKIRIFALAKELGMDSKVLIDECNKAGVKLKNSALASITPEERDIVIDYLQKQDQPAEGASDQTEQAAMAPQREPQKMRTIKAMTSRPQPSRSSQKARTEEEKPELEEEVSSADVEQTEDATEAAVAEQAASETDIPSQEVSEPVATEEQVEEAPKSKDETKPETDQGMSRDDYVPAGGAPTSSIREMKPIGSPRSSKPQSKSKKNTALPSVAAPPAYKQPVIPKQKKKEEKAQKPEVRLTADILEQKSPLAAHLAQHSEQKKRDKDRDVQDDDSKQRRGSLSLVEARKQRREQRKEGRRGFNTEGGEQQDVVGRRPRRSRRKHDSSNIVHKTEAEVELPMTVRSLSEAMGRPAKTIMSIMFKEFGEMVTINQIIEEDTALAVAMELGVDLTFKKQKGALELVEEIVEQEDAAEDLVTRPPIITVLGHVDHGKTTLVDTLRNSKVVEGEAGGITQHIAAYQVEYNGHKLTFVDTPGHAAFSEMRSRGANVTDMVVLVVAADDGVMPQTAESISHVKASEVPMVVAMNKIDLPDINEQKVLQELTAQNVLPAEWGGETEVVRVSALKGTGLDNLLETLLLTAELHELKANPNRPAVGVCLEGFRDEGRGSVAWLIVQKGTLRIGDAVICGKSYGYIRAMYDDQDQQIEEAPPSTPIKVTGLDSVPGAGDHFVVVGDIEQARELAEERRHEGRTDVLSRHSGGPRTLDDILGSAREGAIQDLPLIIKADTPGSLEAIRSEINKFEHPEVRVKILHEGIGGVNESDVYLATASNAIIIAFHVVAEDRAMSLATQEDVEIRRYSIIYEVVDDIRAALEGLLRPELVQEQTGRALVLQTFSISRFGKIAGCRILNGTINRNDRVHLIRDQKILNQYPIASLKREKDDVKEVREGMECGILLSGFNDIKEGDLLEAFRINEVKRTLDSSS, encoded by the coding sequence TTGAAGATTCGTATTTTTGCTCTTGCAAAAGAGTTGGGAATGGACAGCAAGGTGCTGATCGATGAATGTAACAAGGCGGGGGTGAAGCTCAAAAACTCCGCTTTGGCCAGCATCACGCCCGAGGAGCGCGATATCGTGATTGATTACCTCCAGAAGCAGGATCAGCCTGCTGAAGGAGCCAGTGATCAGACCGAACAGGCTGCGATGGCCCCCCAAAGGGAGCCTCAGAAGATGCGGACGATCAAAGCGATGACCTCGCGTCCTCAGCCATCCCGATCCTCTCAGAAAGCACGCACCGAAGAAGAGAAGCCGGAACTAGAAGAGGAAGTGTCTTCCGCTGATGTTGAGCAGACGGAAGACGCGACTGAAGCAGCAGTTGCTGAGCAGGCTGCTTCGGAAACAGATATTCCTTCTCAAGAGGTTTCAGAGCCTGTAGCTACCGAAGAACAGGTGGAAGAAGCTCCGAAATCCAAAGACGAAACTAAACCTGAAACCGATCAGGGAATGAGCCGTGATGATTATGTTCCGGCAGGGGGCGCGCCGACCTCCAGTATCCGCGAGATGAAACCGATTGGTTCTCCGCGGTCTTCCAAACCCCAGTCCAAATCGAAGAAAAATACTGCATTACCTTCCGTTGCTGCTCCACCGGCCTACAAACAGCCCGTGATTCCCAAGCAGAAGAAAAAAGAAGAGAAGGCGCAGAAGCCTGAGGTGCGTTTGACAGCAGATATCCTGGAACAAAAAAGTCCTCTGGCAGCACATCTGGCTCAGCATTCAGAGCAGAAGAAACGCGACAAAGATCGCGACGTGCAGGACGATGATTCGAAACAGCGTCGGGGCAGCCTGAGCCTGGTTGAGGCTCGAAAACAGCGTCGCGAGCAGCGTAAAGAAGGTCGCAGAGGTTTTAATACCGAAGGTGGCGAACAGCAGGACGTCGTCGGTCGTCGGCCTCGCCGGTCCAGGCGTAAGCATGATTCTTCCAATATCGTTCACAAGACAGAGGCTGAAGTGGAACTGCCAATGACAGTGCGGAGTCTCTCGGAAGCGATGGGACGTCCGGCAAAAACAATCATGTCGATCATGTTCAAAGAATTCGGTGAGATGGTCACCATCAATCAGATAATCGAAGAGGACACTGCTCTGGCCGTCGCCATGGAACTGGGCGTGGATCTGACATTCAAGAAGCAGAAAGGTGCTCTGGAACTGGTTGAGGAGATCGTGGAGCAGGAAGATGCTGCCGAAGATCTCGTCACACGTCCTCCGATCATCACCGTACTCGGTCACGTGGACCATGGTAAGACGACTCTGGTTGATACCTTGCGTAATTCCAAGGTTGTGGAAGGTGAAGCCGGTGGGATTACCCAGCACATCGCCGCTTACCAGGTTGAATATAATGGCCATAAACTGACGTTTGTTGATACTCCTGGTCACGCGGCATTCAGTGAAATGCGATCCCGTGGGGCTAACGTAACCGATATGGTTGTCCTGGTTGTTGCTGCAGACGACGGTGTGATGCCTCAGACTGCAGAAAGTATCAGTCATGTGAAAGCCTCGGAAGTTCCGATGGTCGTGGCGATGAATAAAATCGACCTGCCTGACATTAACGAACAGAAAGTGCTGCAGGAACTGACAGCACAGAATGTATTGCCCGCAGAGTGGGGTGGTGAAACAGAAGTCGTGCGTGTTTCCGCACTCAAGGGGACCGGCCTGGATAACCTGCTCGAAACCCTGCTATTGACCGCTGAACTGCATGAACTCAAAGCCAATCCCAATCGACCGGCTGTCGGGGTCTGTCTGGAAGGTTTCCGCGACGAAGGTCGTGGTTCAGTCGCCTGGTTGATCGTTCAGAAGGGTACCCTGCGGATCGGCGATGCCGTGATCTGCGGTAAATCCTATGGTTATATCCGTGCGATGTATGATGACCAGGATCAGCAGATTGAAGAGGCTCCACCATCCACTCCAATCAAGGTGACAGGTCTGGATTCAGTGCCTGGTGCTGGTGACCACTTTGTGGTTGTGGGCGATATCGAACAGGCCCGTGAACTGGCTGAAGAGCGTCGCCACGAAGGTCGAACCGATGTTCTGTCGCGTCATAGCGGTGGACCTCGAACGCTGGATGACATTCTGGGGTCGGCCCGTGAAGGTGCGATCCAGGATCTGCCGCTGATTATCAAAGCAGATACGCCTGGTTCACTGGAAGCAATTCGCAGCGAAATCAACAAGTTTGAGCATCCGGAAGTCCGGGTGAAAATCCTGCACGAAGGTATTGGCGGTGTGAACGAGAGTGATGTCTATCTCGCAACCGCTTCCAATGCGATTATCATCGCCTTCCATGTGGTTGCTGAAGACCGGGCGATGAGCCTGGCAACTCAGGAAGATGTCGAGATCCGTCGCTACAGCATCATCTATGAAGTTGTGGATGATATCCGGGCTGCACTGGAAGGCCTGCTGCGACCTGAACTGGTGCAGGAACAGACGGGGCGGGCACTCGTACTGCAGACATTCTCGATCAGCCGCTTTGGAAAGATCGCCGGTTGCCGGATTCTCAATGGAACCATCAACCGCAATGACCGGGTGCATTTGATCCGGGATCAGAAAATTCTGAATCAGTATCCGATTGCGTCGCTGAAGCGTGAGAAAGATGATGTCAAGGAGGTTCGGGAAGGCATGGAGTGCGGTATTCTCTTGTCCGGTTTCAATGACATTAAAGAGGGAGACCTGCTGGAAGCATTCCGGATTAACGAAGTCAAACGAACTCTGGATTCGAGCTCATAA